In one Camelus ferus isolate YT-003-E chromosome 14, BCGSAC_Cfer_1.0, whole genome shotgun sequence genomic region, the following are encoded:
- the PROSER1 gene encoding proline and serine-rich protein 1, with product MDKKSFETVLDEIRKAVLTEYKLKAIEYVHGYFSSEQVVDLLRYFSWAEPQLKAMKALQHKMVAVHPAEVVNILNCFTFSKDKLVALELLASNIVDAQNSRPIEDLFRVNMSEKKRCKRVLEQAFKGGCKAPHAMISSCGTIPGNPYPKGKPSRINGIFPGTPLKKDGEECTNEGKGIAARILGPSKPPPSTYNPHKPVPYPIPPCRPHATIAPSAYNNAGLVPLASVIAPGVPPPPPYTPNPVAAENEDLSSQSKPTQSQTFSTPASQLFSPHGSNPSTPAATPVPTASPVKPVNHLSAAATATVSGMNLPSAVLPVFPGQVSSAIHTPQPSTPNPTVIRTPSLPAAPVTSGHSATAAPVPAVFSGFVPLPGPSAAPAPAPQATSAPRATSASSETFASTSAPFTGLPFSASSTAASANSLNSASLSSVFAGLPLTLTPASQGVSNPPPSVITGGSAPSVACPLAVNNPLLSALKGFLTSNDTSLINSAALPSAVTSRLASLSALTNQSSDSPASAPNKCYGPPAVPAPQRSSTPGLALFPGLPSQATSSTSTPATLQVPAPLATPAASATSVPVSCGSSATLLHGAHPSNSDLRVSSTPAPAVTTLPVMIKTEPTSPTPSAFKGPSHPATPSHGTLGLAGTLGRAYTSASVPISLPSCLNPALSGLSSLSAPLNVSNPLSSIALPPPGSSAPITPVFTALPPFTSLTNNFPLAGNPPLNPAVSLPGALIATSTAPPTSAPLPHPSSTGPAALSGLAASAAPVSAAPFPLNLSTAVPSLFSVAQGPLPASTPSYPGFSVSNTPSAAPALPSFPGLQAPSTVAAVPPLPVAATAPSPAPVLPGFASAFSSNFNSALVAQAGLSSGLQAAGSSVFPGLLSLPGIPGFSQNPSQSSLQELQQNAAAQSALLQQVHSASALESYPAQPDGFPSYPSTPGTPFSLQPGLSQSGWQ from the exons ATGGACAAAAAGTCCTTTGAAACGGTGCTGGATGAAATTAGAAAG gcTGTTTTGACAGAGtacaaattaaaagcaattgAATATGTGCATGGATATTTCTCTAGTGAACAG GTGGTTGATTTACTGAGGTATTTCTCCTGGGCTGAGCCTCAGTTGAAGGCAATGAAAGCATTACAGCAT aAAATGGTGGCTGTTCACCCAGCAGAAGTGGTCAATATACTCAACTGTTTTACCTTCAGTAAAGACAAACTAGTTGCTCTTGAACTGTTAGCTTc AAACATTGTTGATGCACAGAACTCGCGTCCCATTGAAGATTTGTTCAGGGTAAATATGTCTGAGAAGAAACGGTGCAAGAGAGTACTCGAGCAG gcTTTCAAGGGGGGCTGCAAAGCTCCTCATGCTATGATATCTTCTTGTGGAACGATCCCAGGAAATCCATATCCCAAAGGAAAACCTAGTCGCATAAATGGCATTTTTCCA ggaACCCCTTTGAAGAAAGACGGTGAAGAGTGTACCAATGAAGGCAAAGGAATAGCTGCACGGATTCTCGGACCGTCCAAACCA CCTCCTTCAACCTATAATCCACACAAGCCTGTTCCTTATCCGATACCTCCGTGCCGGCCGCATGCAACTATCGCACCAA GTGCTTATAACAATGCAGGGCTGGTACCATTAGCCAGTGTCATAGCTCCCGGCGTGCCCCCTCCGCCTCCGTATACTCCTAATCCAGTAGCAGCAG AAAATGAAGACCTTTCCAGCCAGTCAAAACCCACACAGAGTCAAA cgtTCTCTACCCCAGCAAGTCAGCTCTTCTCTCCTCATGGCTCCAATCCCTCGACACCTGCTGCAACTCCCGTGCCCACTGCTTCCCCGGTGAAGCCCGTGAATCACCTGTCAGCAGCCGCCACTGCCACCGTCTCCGGGATGAACCTGCCCAGTGCTGTCCTCCCTGTGTTCCCGGGGCAGGTCTCCTCAGCCATTCACACGCCTCAGCCGTCCACGCCCAACCCGACGGTTATCAGAACCCCTTCCTTGCCGGCCGCACCTGTTACTTCCGGCCACAGCGCAACAGCGGCTCCTGTTCCTGCCGTTTTTTCTGGCTTCGTTCCGCTGCCAGGTCCTTCCgctgctcctgccccagcccctcaggcCACGTCTGCGCCTCGGGCCACCTCTGCTTCCAGTGAGACGTTCGCTTCTACTTCTGCCCCTTTCACCGGCCTCCCCTTTTCTGCCTCCTCTACTGCTGCTTCTGCCAACAGCCTAAATTCTGCTTCGTTGTCATCGGTTTTTGCAGGTCTCCCCTTGACCTTAACACCAGCCTCCCAAGGGGTGTCCAACCCGCCTCCTTCTGTAATCACCGGTGGTTCTGCTCCCAGTGTCGCTTGTCCACTTGCTGTGAATAATCCTCTTCTGTCTGCCTTGAAAGGCTTCCTGACATCAAATGATACCAGTCTAATCAACTCTGCCGCTTTACCCTCTGCCGTTACTAGCAGGCTGGCTTCGCTCTCTGCGCTTACTAACCAGAGCTCCGATTCCCCGGCCTCGGCCCCTAACAAGTGCTACGGCCCGCCGGCCGTCCCCGCCCCGCAGAGGTCTTCCACCCCGGGCCTGGCCCTGTTCCCCGGCCTGCCCTCCCAGGCCACCAGCTCCACTTCCACCCCCGCCACTTTGCAGGTGCCGGCTCCTCTAGCCACGCCTGCGGCATCCGCGACCTCAGTGCCCGTTAGCTGTGGCTCCTCGGCCACCCTGCTGCACGGCGCCCACCCCAGTAACTCAGACCTGCGCGTGTCGTCCACCCCTGCCCCCGCTGTCACAACCCTCCCCGTCATGATCAAAACCGAGCCCACGAGTCCCACTCCGTCAGCCTTCAAAGGCCCGTCTCACCCCGCGACCCCCTCCCACGGCACCCTCGGTCTGGCGGGGACTTTGGGCCGGGCGTACACGTCGGCCTCGGTGCCCATCAGTTTGCCTTCTTGCCTTAACCCTGCGCTGTCCGGCCTCTCCAGCCTGAGTGCGCCCCTGAATGTCTCCAACCCCCTGTCCTCCATCGCCCTGCCCCCGCCCGGCTCCTCCGCCCCCATCACTCCCGTCTTCACTGCGCTTCCTCCTTTCACTTCCTTGACCAATAACTTCCCTTTGGCTGGCAACCCGCCTCTCAACCCCGCCGTGTCCCTCCCCGGGGCGCTAATAGCCACCTCGACGGCCCCCCCCACCTCggcacccctccctcaccccagctcCACGGGGCCGGCCGCGCTCTCAGGACTCGCTGCCTCCGCGGCGCCGGTGTCTGCGGCGCCCTTCCCGCTCAACCTGTCCACCGCCGTCCCCTCCCTGTTCTCCGTGGCACAGGGGCCCCTGCCCGCCTCCACGCCCTCCTACCCGGGCTTCTCCGTCTCCAACACCCCCAGCgccgccccagccctgccctccttcccgGGGCTGCAGGCGCCCTCCACCGTGGCCGCCGTCCCGCCGCTGCCCGTGGCCGCCACCGCGCCTTCGCCAGCTCCCGTCCTCCCCGGATTCGCTTCCGCCTTTAGTTCCAACTTCAACTCCGCGCTTGTCGCCCAGGCCGG CTTATCATCTGGACTCCAAGCTGCAGGCAGTTCTGTCTTTCCAGGCCTTTTGTCCCTCCCGGGTATCCCAGGGTTTTCCCAGAACCCTTCACAGTCATCCTTGCAGGAGTTACAGCAAAACGCAGCCGCACAGTCAGCATTGTTACAGCAG GTCCACTCAGCCTCAGCCCTGGAAAGCTATCCAGCTCAGCCGGACGGGTTTCCTAGTTATCCTTCAACACCAGGAACACCGTTTTCTTTGCAGCCAGGCCTGTCCCAGAGTGGGTGGCAATGA